A region from the Streptomyces tsukubensis genome encodes:
- a CDS encoding helix-turn-helix transcriptional regulator, translating into MTPAHPGRPDGPSSPVPGPVARDAFADALGRRLRGPCSPGSLDVLRTTAGTLLDAVPADVWCAVMLDPATLLDTGGLHEHGFPQQVMPRLFAIEHADQEGVDNVRALTRRRGTASLLSASMRGRMADSVYYRDVLRPVGLSDELRVLLRDGPRTWGLLVLCRGPGAPPFTAAETALAAAVSAPATAALRRSLLLTGIDRDDVPDAAGLLVVDDALRVRLATATAERWLALIQEAHPPPGRSLPYALGALVQTARTAAPGSQVRSRAIGVTGHWVTLTAWREAGAGTLPGPLGDTDGEGSEGDEVLTVVSLAPTHPRELTALVLDAYGLTPRERQVAQQVLLGRSTAEMSAKLHITEYTVQDHLRKVFDKAGVRSRRDFSGELFRRCYLPKLDDPPLTKDGRMRDDGDGGAQDDG; encoded by the coding sequence GTGACACCAGCTCACCCCGGCAGACCGGACGGCCCGTCCTCTCCCGTGCCCGGTCCCGTCGCCCGTGACGCCTTCGCCGATGCTCTCGGCCGCCGGCTGCGCGGGCCCTGCTCCCCCGGCTCCCTCGACGTGCTCCGGACCACGGCCGGCACACTGCTGGACGCCGTACCGGCCGATGTGTGGTGTGCCGTGATGCTGGACCCGGCGACCCTGCTGGACACCGGCGGACTGCACGAGCACGGCTTCCCCCAGCAGGTCATGCCCCGGCTGTTCGCCATCGAGCACGCCGATCAGGAGGGCGTGGACAACGTCCGGGCGCTGACCCGGCGCCGCGGGACGGCGAGTCTGCTGAGCGCGTCGATGCGGGGGCGGATGGCGGACAGCGTCTACTACCGGGACGTGCTGCGGCCCGTGGGGCTCTCCGACGAGTTACGGGTGCTGCTGCGCGACGGCCCCCGCACCTGGGGGCTGCTGGTGCTGTGCCGGGGTCCCGGCGCCCCGCCGTTCACCGCGGCCGAGACGGCCCTGGCCGCCGCGGTCAGCGCCCCCGCGACGGCGGCGCTGCGCCGTTCACTGCTGCTCACCGGTATCGACCGGGACGACGTGCCCGACGCGGCGGGGCTGCTGGTGGTCGACGACGCACTGCGGGTCCGGCTGGCGACGGCCACCGCCGAACGCTGGCTGGCGCTGATCCAGGAGGCCCATCCGCCGCCGGGCCGGAGCCTTCCGTACGCCCTCGGCGCCCTCGTCCAGACGGCGCGCACCGCCGCGCCGGGCAGTCAGGTGCGGTCCCGGGCGATCGGTGTCACCGGGCACTGGGTGACGCTCACCGCCTGGCGGGAGGCCGGGGCGGGCACGCTGCCCGGTCCACTCGGCGACACGGACGGTGAGGGCAGTGAGGGCGATGAGGTACTGACCGTGGTGTCCCTGGCGCCGACCCATCCGCGGGAGCTGACCGCTCTCGTCCTGGACGCCTACGGGCTCACGCCGCGCGAGCGCCAGGTGGCGCAGCAGGTGCTGCTGGGCCGGTCGACGGCGGAGATGTCGGCGAAGCTGCACATCACCGAGTACACCGTCCAGGACCATCTGCGGAAGGTGTTCGACAAGGCGGGGGTGCGCAGTCGCCGGGACTTCAGCGGGGAGCTGTTCCGGCGCTGCTATCTGCCGAAGCTGGACGATCCGCCGCTGACGAAGGACGGACGGATGCGGGACGACGGCGACGGCGGTGCCCAGGACGACGGCTGA
- a CDS encoding SAM-dependent methyltransferase has product MSESDPRPASADDIRSRIDTGKPHSARFWNYFVGGKDNYEVDREIGDEIKEIFPGLVDVARTSRLFLGRAVRYLAAEQGIRDFLDIGTGLPTADNTHEVAQRTAPDARIVYVDNDPLVLAHARALLTSTPEGRTAYIDADLYDPARILGQAGETLDMSRPVALMLLNVLGHVGDHGRAKELVAGLMAGLPSGSHLVISDSTATSPGMVAASEAYNKSGAVPYYVRSIDEITAFFDGLELVDPGVVRVTDWRPEEGAAAESVDAYCGVARKP; this is encoded by the coding sequence ATGTCCGAATCCGACCCCCGGCCCGCGTCCGCCGACGACATCCGCTCGCGGATCGACACGGGCAAGCCGCATTCGGCGCGCTTCTGGAACTACTTCGTGGGCGGCAAGGACAACTACGAGGTCGACCGGGAGATCGGCGACGAGATCAAGGAGATCTTCCCGGGGCTGGTGGACGTGGCCCGTACCAGCCGGCTCTTCCTGGGGCGCGCGGTGCGTTATCTCGCGGCCGAGCAGGGCATCCGCGACTTCCTCGACATCGGCACCGGCCTGCCGACCGCGGACAACACCCACGAGGTCGCCCAGCGCACCGCTCCGGACGCCCGGATCGTCTACGTCGACAACGACCCGCTGGTGCTCGCCCACGCCCGGGCGCTGCTCACCAGCACGCCCGAGGGCCGTACCGCGTACATCGACGCCGATCTCTACGACCCGGCCCGGATCCTCGGCCAGGCCGGGGAGACCCTCGACATGTCCCGGCCGGTCGCGCTGATGCTGCTCAATGTGCTGGGGCACGTCGGCGACCACGGGCGGGCCAAGGAGCTGGTGGCCGGGCTGATGGCGGGGCTGCCGTCGGGCAGCCATCTGGTGATCAGCGACTCGACGGCGACCAGCCCGGGCATGGTCGCCGCGTCGGAGGCGTACAACAAGAGCGGCGCCGTCCCCTACTACGTGCGCAGCATCGACGAGATCACCGCCTTCTTCGACGGTCTGGAGCTGGTGGACCCGGGTGTGGTGCGGGTGACCGACTGGCGCCCGGAGGAGGGTGCGGCGGCCGAGTCGGTCGACGCGTACTGCGGGGTGGCCCGCAAGCCGTAG
- a CDS encoding chitinase, with translation MAARRSRLLGAGLAAALAVPLFLASASPGQAAAPPAAPLELSSQLADRAADRPVADPAPAAAPRAAAETCAVKSKPAGKVLHGYWENWDGASNGVHPPLGWIPITDSRITNHGYNVINAAFPVILSDGTVLWEDGMDRTVKVATPAEMCAAKANGLTILLSIGGATAGIDLSSAAVADRFVATVVPILQRYNFDGIDIDIETGLVGSGNINQLSASQANLIRIIDGVLARMPSNFGLTMAPETAYVTGGSVVYGSIWGAYLPIIKKYADNGRLWWLNMQYYNGSFYGCSGDSYQAGTVAGFRAQTDCLNQGLVIQGTTIRVPYDKQVPGLPAQAGAGGGYMPPPLVAQAWNSYNGALKGLMTWSINWDGSRNWTFGNNVKSLQGR, from the coding sequence ATGGCAGCACGCAGATCCCGGCTTCTCGGGGCAGGCCTCGCCGCGGCCCTCGCCGTCCCGCTGTTCCTGGCCTCCGCCTCCCCCGGGCAGGCCGCCGCACCACCCGCCGCACCGCTCGAACTCTCTTCACAGCTCGCCGACCGGGCCGCGGACCGGCCCGTCGCCGACCCCGCCCCGGCCGCGGCGCCGCGCGCCGCCGCCGAGACGTGCGCCGTCAAGTCCAAGCCCGCGGGCAAGGTCCTCCACGGCTACTGGGAGAACTGGGACGGCGCCTCCAACGGCGTCCACCCGCCGCTCGGCTGGATCCCCATCACCGACTCCCGGATCACCAACCACGGCTACAACGTCATCAACGCCGCCTTCCCGGTGATCCTCTCGGACGGAACCGTCCTCTGGGAGGACGGCATGGACCGGACGGTGAAGGTCGCCACCCCGGCCGAGATGTGCGCCGCCAAGGCGAACGGGCTGACCATCCTGCTCTCCATCGGCGGCGCGACCGCGGGCATCGACCTCAGCTCGGCCGCGGTCGCCGACCGGTTCGTCGCCACCGTCGTACCGATCCTCCAGCGGTACAACTTCGACGGTATCGACATCGACATCGAGACCGGACTGGTCGGCAGCGGCAACATCAACCAGCTCTCGGCCTCCCAGGCCAACCTCATCCGCATCATCGACGGGGTGCTGGCCCGGATGCCGTCGAACTTCGGCCTGACGATGGCGCCCGAGACGGCGTACGTGACCGGCGGCAGCGTGGTCTACGGCTCCATCTGGGGCGCCTATCTGCCCATCATCAAGAAGTACGCGGACAACGGCCGCCTGTGGTGGCTCAACATGCAGTACTACAACGGGTCGTTCTACGGCTGCTCCGGCGATTCCTACCAGGCCGGTACGGTCGCAGGGTTCCGCGCGCAGACCGACTGCCTCAACCAGGGCCTGGTCATCCAGGGCACCACCATCCGGGTCCCGTACGACAAGCAGGTGCCAGGTCTGCCGGCCCAGGCGGGCGCGGGCGGCGGCTATATGCCCCCGCCGCTGGTGGCCCAGGCGTGGAACAGCTACAACGGCGCCCTCAAGGGCCTGATGACCTGGTCCATCAACTGGGACGGCTCGCGCAACTGGACCTTCGGCAACAACGTGAAGTCCCTCCAGGGACGCTGA
- a CDS encoding alpha/beta hydrolase family protein, which yields MIPVTRTAAIAVLACALVLPVAVTAPAHAVPKAAAGSVAATAPPAGTPRSTALELPRPTGKYAIGSSVHHLVDRSRKDPWEPAAEARELMATVHYPAARPGPPGARTTAYGTVDEARAMLKGIGFDPAVPAELLAATRTHSRPGALPARGRFPLVVLSPGFSVPRYTMTALAEDLASRGYVTVSVDHAYESFGLSVPGGRLLTCKACTALDVDGVPASVVTATRAKDVSYVLDRITGRHPVWKHSGMIDRKRIGMAGHSIGGASAATAMVNDRRVLAGINMDGAFWDDLPPTGLNGRPFLMMGTDDNVHRPGGIDTTWDRMWPSLDGWKRWLTVAGTDHGAFADFPLIEEHFGLPRAPLPAARSVEVVRTYAAAFFDEHLKRKPQPLLAGPSPANPEVNFHHLP from the coding sequence ATGATCCCAGTGACCCGGACGGCCGCGATCGCCGTCCTCGCCTGCGCCCTGGTCCTGCCCGTCGCCGTGACGGCCCCGGCCCACGCCGTGCCGAAGGCCGCGGCCGGCTCCGTGGCGGCGACCGCCCCGCCCGCCGGAACTCCCCGGTCCACCGCGCTCGAACTGCCGCGACCGACCGGGAAGTACGCCATCGGCAGCTCCGTCCACCATCTCGTCGACCGTTCGCGGAAAGACCCCTGGGAGCCGGCCGCCGAGGCCCGGGAGCTGATGGCGACCGTCCACTATCCGGCGGCCCGCCCGGGGCCGCCCGGCGCCCGGACCACGGCGTACGGCACGGTGGACGAGGCCCGGGCGATGCTCAAGGGGATCGGTTTCGATCCGGCGGTCCCGGCCGAGCTGCTGGCCGCGACCCGTACCCACAGCAGGCCGGGCGCCCTGCCTGCGCGGGGTCGCTTCCCGCTGGTGGTCCTCTCCCCCGGGTTCAGCGTCCCCCGGTACACGATGACCGCGCTCGCGGAGGATCTGGCGAGCCGCGGCTATGTGACCGTCTCCGTCGACCACGCCTACGAGTCGTTCGGGCTCTCCGTCCCCGGTGGGCGCCTGCTGACCTGCAAGGCCTGTACGGCGCTCGATGTGGACGGGGTGCCCGCCTCGGTGGTCACCGCGACGCGGGCGAAGGACGTGTCCTACGTCCTCGACCGGATCACCGGCCGCCATCCGGTGTGGAAGCACTCCGGGATGATCGACCGGAAGCGGATCGGCATGGCCGGGCACTCCATCGGCGGGGCCTCGGCGGCCACCGCGATGGTGAACGACCGCCGGGTGCTGGCCGGGATCAATATGGACGGGGCGTTCTGGGACGATCTGCCGCCCACCGGGCTGAACGGCCGTCCGTTCCTGATGATGGGCACCGACGACAACGTGCACCGGCCCGGCGGGATCGACACCACCTGGGACCGGATGTGGCCGTCGCTGGACGGCTGGAAGCGCTGGCTGACCGTGGCCGGTACCGATCACGGCGCGTTCGCGGACTTCCCACTGATCGAAGAGCACTTCGGGCTGCCGCGGGCGCCGCTGCCCGCCGCCCGGTCCGTGGAGGTGGTGCGCACCTATGCCGCGGCCTTCTTCGACGAGCATCTGAAGCGGAAGCCGCAGCCGCTGCTGGCGGGCCCCTCGCCGGCCAACCCCGAGGTGAACTTCCACCATCTGCCGTGA
- a CDS encoding polyphosphate kinase 2 family protein — translation MAEKQKRTDSRARRIEELIGPLRVPPGTEVDLAKDFDPRYKAHLKKKESAELLRTGVEMLTEYQAKLAAQNTYGVLMCLQALDAGGKDGTIRHVMSGVNPQGVQVHSFKVPSAEELDHDYLWRYGKRLPARGDIAVFNRSHYEEVLVVRVHPEVLGRQQLPPSALRRGIWERRYREINHWERYLTDNGFKVVKIFLNLSKEEQRTRFLKRIDVPEKNWKFSAADVRERRYWDDYQRAFSEMLSATSTAWAPWYVVPADRKWFARICASAVLVHTLMDIDPRYPTVGRKAHKELLAVRRQLEDEAPEGAPRDPYRAGHGGKRRSGGRGPEA, via the coding sequence ATGGCGGAGAAGCAGAAGCGGACGGACAGCAGAGCCCGGCGCATCGAAGAGCTGATCGGGCCACTGCGGGTGCCGCCGGGCACCGAGGTCGATCTGGCGAAGGACTTCGACCCCCGCTACAAGGCGCATCTGAAGAAGAAGGAGAGCGCCGAACTCCTGCGGACCGGCGTCGAGATGCTGACCGAGTACCAGGCGAAGCTCGCCGCCCAGAACACGTACGGCGTGCTGATGTGCCTCCAGGCACTGGACGCCGGGGGCAAGGACGGCACGATCCGGCACGTCATGAGCGGGGTGAACCCGCAGGGCGTCCAGGTGCACAGCTTCAAGGTGCCGTCCGCCGAGGAACTGGACCACGACTATCTCTGGCGGTACGGGAAACGGCTGCCCGCCCGCGGTGACATCGCGGTCTTCAACCGCTCCCACTACGAGGAGGTCCTCGTCGTACGGGTCCACCCCGAGGTGCTGGGGCGGCAGCAGCTGCCGCCTTCGGCGCTCCGCCGGGGGATCTGGGAGCGCCGCTACCGCGAGATCAACCACTGGGAGCGGTATCTCACGGACAACGGCTTCAAGGTCGTGAAGATCTTCCTCAATCTGTCGAAGGAGGAGCAGCGCACCCGCTTCCTGAAGCGGATCGACGTGCCGGAGAAGAACTGGAAGTTCTCGGCTGCCGATGTGCGCGAGCGGCGCTACTGGGACGACTACCAGCGCGCGTTCTCCGAGATGCTGTCGGCGACGAGTACGGCGTGGGCGCCCTGGTACGTCGTCCCGGCGGACCGCAAATGGTTCGCCCGGATCTGCGCTTCGGCGGTGCTCGTCCACACCCTGATGGACATCGACCCCCGGTATCCGACGGTGGGCCGCAAGGCCCACAAGGAACTGCTGGCCGTGCGCCGTCAGCTGGAGGACGAGGCTCCGGAGGGGGCGCCGAGGGATCCCTACCGGGCCGGCCACGGGGGCAAGCGACGGTCCGGCGGCCGTGGACCGGAGGCGTGA
- a CDS encoding NADP-dependent isocitrate dehydrogenase translates to MTDSTIIYTHTDEAPALATYSFLPVIEAYASTAGVAVESRDISLAGRIIASFPEHLEEGQRIDDALAELGELAKTPGANIIKLPNVSASIPQLKAAIAELQGQGYALPGYPDDPKTDEEREIRARYDKIKGSAVNPVLREGNSDRRAPASVKNYAKAHPHRMGAWSADSKTNVAHMTADDFRSTERSAVVADAGDLRIELVDEDGTTTVLREAVPVLAGEIVDASVMRVAALREFLAAQVDRAKAEGVLFSLHLKATMMKVSDPIVFGHAVRAFFPKTFAEHGAALAAAGLSPNDGLGGILKGLETLPGGDVIKASFDAELAEGPALAMVDSDRGITNLHVPSDVIVDASMPAMIRTSGHMWGPDGREADTLAVLPDSSYAGIYQVAIEDCRANGAYDPATMGSVPNVGLMAQKAEEYGSHDKTFEIAAAGTVRVVDASGTAVLEQQVAPGDIFRMCQTKDLPVQDWVKLAVSRARATGDPAVFWLDETRAHDAQLIEKVKAYLPEHDTDGLVIEIKAPVDAIRFSLERIRRGENTISVTGNVLRDYLTDLFPILELGTSAKMLSVVPLMAGGGLFETGAGGSAPKHVQQLVKENYLRWDSLGEFLALAVSFEHLAATTGNARAKVLGETLDRATGTFLNEDRSPTRRLGGIDNRGSHFYLALYWAQELAAQTDDVQLAEAFAALAKTLTEQEEAIVAELIAVQGTAVDIGGYYQPDPAKAAAVMRPSATFNQAIASLG, encoded by the coding sequence GTGACTGACTCGACCATCATCTACACGCACACCGACGAGGCCCCGGCCTTGGCGACGTATTCCTTCCTGCCCGTGATCGAGGCGTACGCCTCCACCGCCGGAGTCGCCGTCGAGAGTCGTGACATCTCGCTGGCCGGGCGGATCATCGCCTCCTTCCCGGAGCACCTGGAGGAGGGGCAGCGGATCGACGACGCCCTCGCGGAGCTGGGCGAGCTGGCGAAGACCCCCGGCGCCAACATCATCAAGCTGCCGAACGTCTCGGCGTCCATCCCGCAGCTCAAGGCCGCGATCGCCGAGCTCCAGGGCCAGGGCTACGCGCTGCCGGGCTACCCGGACGACCCGAAGACCGACGAGGAGCGCGAGATCCGCGCCCGCTACGACAAGATCAAGGGCAGCGCCGTCAACCCGGTGCTGCGCGAGGGCAACTCCGACCGCCGCGCCCCGGCGTCCGTGAAGAACTACGCCAAGGCCCACCCGCACCGCATGGGTGCCTGGTCCGCGGACTCGAAGACCAATGTCGCGCACATGACCGCCGACGACTTCCGCTCCACCGAGCGGTCCGCCGTCGTCGCGGACGCCGGTGACCTGCGCATCGAGCTGGTCGACGAGGACGGCACCACCACCGTGCTGCGCGAGGCCGTCCCCGTGCTCGCCGGCGAGATCGTCGACGCCTCCGTGATGCGCGTCGCCGCGCTGCGGGAGTTCCTGGCGGCCCAGGTCGACCGCGCCAAGGCCGAGGGCGTGCTGTTCTCCCTCCACCTCAAGGCCACGATGATGAAGGTCTCCGACCCGATCGTCTTCGGCCACGCGGTCCGCGCCTTCTTCCCGAAGACCTTCGCGGAGCACGGCGCCGCGCTCGCCGCCGCCGGCCTCAGCCCCAACGACGGCCTCGGGGGCATCCTCAAGGGCCTGGAGACCCTGCCCGGCGGTGACGTCATCAAGGCGTCCTTCGACGCCGAGCTGGCCGAGGGCCCCGCCCTGGCGATGGTCGACTCCGACCGCGGCATCACCAACCTGCACGTGCCCAGCGATGTCATCGTCGACGCCTCCATGCCCGCGATGATCCGGACCTCCGGCCATATGTGGGGCCCCGACGGCCGCGAGGCCGACACCCTCGCCGTCCTCCCGGACAGCAGCTACGCCGGTATCTACCAGGTCGCCATCGAGGACTGCCGCGCCAACGGCGCCTACGACCCGGCCACCATGGGCTCCGTGCCGAACGTCGGTCTGATGGCGCAGAAGGCCGAGGAGTACGGCAGCCACGACAAGACGTTCGAGATCGCCGCCGCGGGCACCGTCCGCGTGGTCGACGCCTCCGGCACCGCCGTGCTGGAGCAGCAGGTCGCTCCCGGTGACATCTTCCGCATGTGCCAGACCAAGGACCTGCCGGTCCAGGACTGGGTGAAGCTGGCCGTCAGCCGCGCCCGCGCCACCGGCGACCCGGCGGTCTTCTGGCTGGACGAGACCCGCGCCCACGACGCGCAGCTCATCGAGAAGGTCAAGGCGTACCTCCCGGAGCACGACACCGACGGCCTCGTCATCGAGATCAAGGCCCCGGTCGACGCCATCCGCTTCTCCCTGGAGCGGATCCGCCGCGGCGAGAACACCATCTCCGTCACCGGCAACGTCCTGCGCGACTACCTGACGGACCTGTTCCCGATCCTGGAGCTGGGCACCAGCGCCAAGATGCTGTCCGTGGTCCCGCTGATGGCGGGCGGCGGCCTGTTCGAGACCGGCGCCGGCGGCTCCGCGCCCAAGCACGTCCAGCAGCTCGTCAAGGAGAACTACCTCCGCTGGGACAGCCTGGGCGAGTTCCTCGCGCTGGCCGTCAGCTTCGAGCACCTCGCGGCCACCACGGGCAACGCCCGGGCCAAGGTGCTGGGCGAGACCCTCGACCGCGCCACCGGCACCTTCCTCAACGAGGACAGGTCGCCGACCCGCCGCCTCGGCGGTATCGACAACCGCGGCAGCCACTTCTACCTGGCCCTCTACTGGGCCCAGGAGCTGGCCGCGCAGACGGACGACGTCCAGCTCGCCGAGGCGTTCGCGGCGCTCGCCAAGACGCTGACCGAGCAGGAGGAGGCCATCGTCGCGGAGCTGATCGCGGTCCAGGGCACGGCGGTCGACATCGGCGGCTACTACCAGCCCGACCCGGCGAAGGCCGCGGCCGTGATGCGCCCGTCCGCCACGTTCAACCAGGCGATCGCCTCCCTGGGCTGA
- a CDS encoding DoxX family membrane protein, with product MTGILDAALCRYRRHSTTILRVSVGLVFVGFGVMKFAPDASPAEDIATRTMDVLAFGLVPSGATRPLLALFETTIGLGLITGILLRLVLAAFFLHMAGVFAALLILPDEMWNGQLPTLEAQYIIKNVVLIAACLTVAAEESLRTTVVTPRHPEPVHRVRARL from the coding sequence TTGACGGGCATCCTCGATGCCGCACTGTGCCGCTACCGGCGACACAGCACCACCATCCTCAGAGTTTCCGTCGGACTCGTCTTCGTCGGTTTCGGTGTCATGAAGTTCGCCCCGGACGCCAGTCCGGCGGAGGACATCGCGACCCGGACGATGGACGTCCTGGCCTTCGGCCTGGTGCCGTCCGGGGCTACCCGCCCCCTGCTGGCGCTCTTCGAGACCACGATCGGCCTCGGGCTGATCACCGGAATCCTTCTGCGGCTGGTGCTCGCGGCCTTCTTCCTGCACATGGCCGGGGTCTTCGCGGCCCTGCTGATCCTTCCCGACGAGATGTGGAACGGCCAACTACCCACCCTGGAAGCGCAGTACATCATCAAGAACGTGGTGCTGATCGCGGCCTGTCTGACGGTCGCGGCCGAGGAGAGCCTGCGCACCACGGTCGTCACACCCCGCCACCCCGAACCCGTCCACCGAGTCAGAGCCCGTCTGTGA